A region of Flavobacteriales bacterium DNA encodes the following proteins:
- a CDS encoding undecaprenyl-phosphate glucose phosphotransferase: MNAKALKLRLFFALGDIFHLCFSFILSYRLVFFTIDISQKYLFLLIILCLTWLLVGSFFRLFDYDRAARTEIMLSNLLKSFVVNGLMITTLLFTLKSNTFSITYLYYTLFFAFTFLIIWRVFSVLLIKNYRKLGYNYKNVVIIGSGVISSRLHQFFSKKEHGYKLLAIFNGKKNYKDFNCPCFHIDELSEFCENNNVEEIYYSESITDKATLKKMMLFCDDKMIRLRIAPDFSSFKQRKINIDFLGGSPVITLREEPLQYELNRIVKRFFDIIFSLTVIVFIMSWLVPIIGIIIKLTSKGPIFFAQTRSGLDNKEFTCYKFRSMTINEMSDVKQATKNDPRTTAFGRFLRRTSIDEMPQFFNVLMGDMSVVGPRPHMLKHTSDYSKIIEGFMVRQLVTPGITGSAQVNGFRGETKSKEDMENRVKYDVWYIENWTLLLDVKLIFLTIINLIKGSDNAV, translated from the coding sequence ATGAATGCAAAAGCACTTAAATTACGTCTTTTCTTTGCTTTAGGTGATATTTTTCACTTGTGCTTTTCATTTATTCTTTCTTATAGGCTCGTCTTTTTTACTATAGATATCTCCCAGAAATATCTTTTTTTATTGATTATTCTTTGTTTAACGTGGCTACTTGTAGGCTCTTTTTTTCGTCTTTTTGATTATGACAGAGCCGCTAGAACTGAAATAATGCTTTCAAACCTGCTCAAGTCTTTTGTAGTTAATGGATTGATGATTACCACTCTTTTATTTACTCTAAAATCAAATACATTTTCAATAACTTACCTTTATTATACATTATTTTTCGCCTTTACATTCTTAATTATTTGGCGTGTTTTTTCGGTTTTACTGATTAAAAACTATAGGAAGTTAGGTTATAATTATAAAAATGTAGTGATTATTGGATCGGGGGTTATTTCTTCAAGATTACATCAGTTTTTTTCAAAGAAAGAACATGGATATAAGTTGTTGGCAATTTTTAATGGCAAAAAAAATTATAAAGATTTTAATTGCCCTTGCTTTCATATTGATGAGTTATCAGAATTTTGCGAAAACAACAATGTTGAAGAAATCTATTATTCAGAATCTATAACTGATAAGGCTACATTGAAAAAGATGATGTTGTTTTGCGATGATAAAATGATCCGTCTAAGGATAGCGCCAGATTTTAGTTCGTTTAAACAAAGAAAAATTAACATCGATTTTTTGGGCGGCTCTCCAGTGATAACCTTGAGAGAGGAGCCTCTTCAATATGAGTTAAATCGTATTGTCAAACGTTTTTTTGACATAATATTTTCTTTAACAGTTATTGTTTTTATAATGTCATGGTTGGTTCCTATTATTGGAATTATTATTAAGTTAACCTCAAAAGGACCTATATTTTTTGCTCAAACTCGTTCGGGTTTAGATAACAAAGAATTTACTTGTTATAAGTTCAGAAGTATGACCATTAATGAGATGTCTGATGTGAAACAGGCGACAAAAAATGATCCAAGAACAACGGCTTTTGGTCGTTTCTTGCGAAGAACAAGTATTGATGAAATGCCTCAATTTTTTAATGTGTTGATGGGAGATATGTCGGTTGTTGGGCCAAGACCTCATATGCTTAAACACACTAGCGATTACTCTAAGATAATAGAAGGTTTTATGGTCCGCCAATTAGTGACGCCTGGAATAACAGGTTCTGCACAAGTAAATGGTTTTAGAGGGGAAACAAAATCTAAAGAAGATATGGAAAATAGGGTCAAGTACGATGTTTGGTATATAGAGAATTGGACATTGTTATTAGATGTTAAACTTATTTTCTTGACAATAATAAATCTCATAAAAGGTAGTGATAATGCGGTTTAA